The Candidatus Baltobacteraceae bacterium genome has a window encoding:
- a CDS encoding ribonuclease D, with amino-acid sequence MIVPTIVSNGRELETLCTRVRAAGRVAIDTEFHAERTYSPRLMVVQLAFDDGAAIVDPLAIADIGPLAQALCETTVIGHALSSDLKIFADRFDRVPPEVFDTQIMAAFLGYGMQISLVDLVRDLQHVRLAKSQTVSDWSSRPFSERQIEYLVDDVAHLLPMFDVLRERLEKKGRLEWAREECEELGEIERYRIDERRAYLRIPGAMRMNRRELGTLSEIVKLRDRIARERDVPVKYVIPDDVVAGLASLRPKTLDDLAQLRRLDAGTRRQLGPAILDAVARGQALDEASLPEKPQRPLGPSRDTLVALLSVVAGEMAREADLPASLVVPRSVLERLARELPRDRAAFEAALALTPWRLELVGEPLWRLLSGESGLRIEGYAEGDPKIRLSDGTAHE; translated from the coding sequence GTGATCGTTCCCACGATCGTCTCGAACGGGCGCGAGCTCGAGACGCTCTGCACGCGCGTGCGCGCCGCCGGCCGCGTGGCGATCGACACGGAGTTCCACGCGGAGCGTACGTATTCGCCGCGATTGATGGTGGTGCAGCTCGCGTTCGACGACGGCGCGGCCATCGTCGATCCGCTCGCGATCGCCGATATCGGTCCGCTCGCGCAGGCGCTGTGCGAGACGACCGTCATCGGACACGCGCTCTCGTCGGACCTGAAGATCTTCGCCGATCGCTTCGACCGCGTACCGCCGGAGGTTTTCGATACGCAGATCATGGCGGCGTTTCTGGGTTACGGCATGCAGATATCGCTCGTCGATTTAGTGCGCGACCTGCAGCACGTGCGTCTGGCAAAATCGCAGACCGTCAGCGATTGGTCGTCGCGTCCGTTTTCGGAGCGCCAGATCGAATATCTCGTCGACGACGTCGCGCACTTGCTGCCGATGTTCGACGTGCTGCGCGAGCGCCTGGAGAAAAAGGGCCGGCTCGAGTGGGCGCGCGAGGAGTGCGAGGAGCTCGGCGAGATCGAACGATATCGTATCGACGAGCGGCGCGCCTACCTTCGAATACCGGGCGCAATGCGCATGAACCGGCGCGAGCTCGGCACGCTCAGCGAGATCGTCAAGCTGCGGGATCGTATCGCACGCGAGCGAGACGTTCCGGTGAAATACGTGATTCCCGACGACGTCGTCGCCGGTTTGGCGTCGTTGCGTCCGAAGACGCTCGACGATCTGGCACAGCTTCGGCGGCTCGACGCGGGAACGCGGCGGCAGCTGGGACCGGCGATTCTCGACGCGGTCGCACGCGGTCAGGCACTCGACGAAGCCAGCCTGCCCGAGAAGCCGCAGCGGCCGCTTGGCCCGTCGCGCGATACCCTCGTCGCGCTGCTGAGCGTGGTGGCCGGCGAGATGGCGCGGGAAGCCGATCTGCCGGCCAGTCTGGTCGTGCCGCGCTCGGTGCTCGAGCGCCTGGCGCGCGAGCTTCCACGCGACCGCGCCGCCTTCGAAGCGGCGCTCGCGCTGACGCCTTGGCGCCTCGAACTCGTCGGCGAACCGCTCTGGCGACTTTTGTCCGGCGAGTCCGGACTGCGCATCGAAGGCTACGCCGAAGGCGACCCCAAAATACGCCTGTCCGATGGAACAGCACACGAATAG
- a CDS encoding VTT domain-containing protein: protein MNRLVRRLAALALLIASFLLAFFVIRYQPRVEHEIRTIGFMALPLATAVFALVASAPFSVTDALAIMNGAIFGPVEGSIVNAVGLIFAALLGYWINTRATQMLDVHQYLERLPAWVKRFPVGSPAFLLAVRVIPGFGGTVATATAAAFKVPIWVHVWTMCAIAIPICTLLAIFGDRVTVFIHRTEWRATHYCQTHRCPHFHFRRFHPAPRPSP, encoded by the coding sequence TTGAACCGCCTCGTTCGCCGCTTGGCCGCCCTCGCGCTGCTGATCGCTTCGTTCTTACTGGCGTTCTTCGTCATCCGCTATCAGCCGCGGGTCGAGCACGAAATTCGCACTATCGGCTTCATGGCACTGCCGCTGGCGACCGCCGTTTTCGCGCTGGTCGCTTCGGCGCCGTTCTCGGTCACCGACGCGCTGGCCATCATGAACGGCGCGATCTTCGGACCGGTTGAGGGCTCCATCGTCAATGCGGTTGGACTGATTTTTGCCGCCCTGCTCGGCTATTGGATCAATACCCGCGCGACGCAAATGCTCGACGTGCACCAGTATCTCGAGCGGTTACCGGCGTGGGTCAAACGCTTCCCGGTCGGGTCGCCGGCGTTCTTGCTCGCGGTCCGCGTGATTCCCGGCTTCGGCGGAACGGTCGCAACGGCAACGGCTGCGGCGTTCAAGGTTCCGATTTGGGTGCACGTGTGGACGATGTGCGCGATCGCGATACCGATCTGCACGTTGCTTGCGATCTTCGGCGATCGCGTGACGGTCTTCATCCACCGCACCGAGTGGCGCGCGACGCACTACTGCCAGACGCATCGCTGTCCGCATTTCCATTTCCGCCGGTTCCACCCGGCGCCGAGGCCGTCGCCGTGA
- a CDS encoding AAA family ATPase: protein MSRLVVQLFGTPSIQFDGQPIKLPTPARCVAVLATIALRRGEPPTRSTLAAAIWPDELDSNARANLRRHLHLVAQALPAIDDIEWLDTTARTIAWNVGAPAWFDVLEFEDRANDPKRREEAIALYNGDLLADWPDEFLIADRERLRTLYLTACFEAAIGARRDSRLSEALAYAERILTADEFREDALRLAMTVEYESGDRLGAVGRFQRFVDRLHAAMGVDPMPETLALRDALLSGVPASTRTPFVGRRAEMQVLEAAWRHAARGRGTVVFVGGDAGAGKTRLIGEICATVGAQGGRALYGETSNPQAYPYEPIVEALRRGISMIADSPPAMPWLSALSELLPELHARIAGIPPPKPLEPGDAQKRLFEAIERTIERLSRSRPLVLVLEDLHWAQAATLQALEALAARIAAVPVAIVATYRTGEVTPGHELHSLRRRLHNQRLATSIDVPPLLAGEVAELVAKIGASSSDEALSAAVYRGSEGNALFASLLLRNYAETGTLPSPGSAPRNIAETILERTSSLDASSHALLDAAAVAGRTFTAGVLAGALNWNESALFDALGVLLDRGFIRTSGSSAYAYAFSHALIEAAIYSNIPACERTARHRRIAELLESDDAGTGTLHSIARHWKAAGERARAAHAFAGAAEASLEVYARDEAIGYAREAIELQDDPQRKFEALSVLVRADEHYVSVERWNDDLVHLETVATCLGDAERYGAMEARARFYAQTGERERERTLIDKMLDLAGRMRWSDRIADALCSLGSVHVGIGDFRGAVAEFEQALVLAEALRDKRRILHVRQRLILTLMRCGDVATASRQLDLLRAERTGDEPISERMDMLWAESSVGTATEDPVILGRVGAELLDLATTINDRETEAKAHWLLGWAAMVGGDPASVRQEYEAAAALFEQLEQPQSLAATYTNLGVHYFEVGLFAQAVEFYRQAAACAERAGARNLVAFAWTNIGDARYAAGDVAGAREDAARGLELAGPTADQRCIAGALSVLGTIECGAGDTDSGLRRLRAAVDIRRTLLNTDSLMEDLCRFAEALFRAGRLEDAAGAAAELETLLAGASPLRTPPRLYATIAQIERAIGNGKSAGEYLARAEAIFQDQLAALPDEESREAFRALPHHRDFAGRAIVS, encoded by the coding sequence ATGTCGCGTTTGGTCGTCCAGCTCTTCGGAACGCCGTCGATACAGTTCGACGGGCAGCCCATCAAGCTGCCCACGCCCGCACGTTGCGTCGCCGTACTCGCAACGATCGCGCTGCGCCGCGGCGAGCCGCCGACGCGTTCCACCTTGGCGGCAGCAATTTGGCCCGACGAACTGGATTCGAACGCGCGTGCGAATCTTCGCCGGCACCTGCATCTCGTCGCGCAGGCGCTGCCCGCGATCGACGATATCGAATGGCTCGACACGACCGCGCGCACGATCGCGTGGAACGTAGGCGCTCCGGCGTGGTTCGACGTGCTCGAGTTCGAAGATCGTGCGAACGATCCGAAGCGGCGCGAAGAAGCCATCGCTTTATATAACGGCGATCTTTTGGCGGATTGGCCTGACGAATTTCTCATTGCCGACCGCGAGCGTCTGCGCACGCTGTATCTGACCGCGTGCTTCGAAGCCGCCATCGGCGCGCGGCGCGATTCGCGTTTGAGCGAAGCGCTCGCCTACGCCGAGCGTATTCTTACCGCCGACGAGTTTCGCGAAGACGCGCTGCGTCTAGCGATGACCGTCGAGTACGAATCGGGCGACCGGTTGGGAGCGGTGGGGCGCTTTCAACGTTTCGTCGATCGATTGCACGCGGCGATGGGCGTCGATCCCATGCCCGAAACGTTAGCGTTGCGCGACGCCCTTCTCAGCGGGGTCCCGGCCTCGACACGCACGCCGTTCGTGGGACGCCGCGCCGAAATGCAGGTCCTGGAGGCCGCGTGGCGACATGCCGCGCGCGGACGTGGAACCGTCGTCTTTGTCGGCGGCGACGCGGGCGCCGGCAAAACGCGCTTGATCGGCGAGATTTGCGCGACGGTCGGCGCACAGGGCGGCCGCGCACTCTACGGCGAGACGTCCAATCCTCAGGCCTATCCGTACGAACCGATCGTCGAGGCACTTCGGCGCGGCATCTCGATGATCGCCGACTCGCCGCCGGCTATGCCGTGGCTGAGCGCTTTGAGCGAGCTGCTTCCCGAGCTGCACGCGCGCATAGCCGGTATCCCGCCTCCCAAACCGCTCGAACCCGGCGACGCGCAAAAGCGCCTATTCGAAGCGATCGAACGAACCATCGAGCGGCTGTCGCGATCGCGCCCGCTCGTGCTGGTCCTCGAAGATCTCCACTGGGCGCAAGCGGCCACGCTGCAAGCGCTCGAAGCGCTGGCGGCGCGCATCGCCGCCGTTCCCGTGGCGATCGTAGCGACGTACCGCACCGGCGAGGTGACGCCCGGCCACGAGCTGCATTCGCTGCGCCGGCGTTTGCACAATCAGCGGCTTGCGACGTCGATCGACGTTCCTCCCTTGCTGGCCGGCGAAGTGGCCGAGCTCGTTGCAAAGATCGGCGCCTCGTCGAGCGACGAAGCGTTGAGCGCTGCCGTGTATCGGGGCAGCGAAGGGAACGCGCTGTTCGCATCGCTGCTGCTGCGCAACTATGCGGAAACCGGCACGCTGCCGTCGCCGGGCAGCGCGCCGCGTAATATCGCCGAAACGATTCTCGAGCGGACGTCGTCGCTCGACGCATCGAGTCACGCGCTGCTCGACGCCGCGGCCGTCGCCGGACGAACGTTTACGGCCGGCGTCTTGGCAGGCGCCCTAAACTGGAATGAAAGCGCGCTTTTCGACGCGCTCGGCGTCCTGCTCGATCGCGGTTTTATTCGCACGTCGGGCAGTTCGGCGTACGCGTACGCGTTCTCGCACGCGCTCATCGAAGCGGCGATCTATTCGAACATACCGGCTTGCGAACGCACCGCGCGCCATCGCCGTATCGCCGAGCTGCTCGAGAGCGACGACGCCGGAACCGGTACGCTGCATTCGATCGCTCGCCACTGGAAGGCCGCGGGAGAGCGCGCACGTGCGGCGCACGCCTTTGCCGGCGCGGCCGAGGCATCGCTCGAGGTGTACGCACGCGACGAAGCAATCGGTTACGCCCGCGAAGCGATCGAACTCCAAGACGATCCACAGCGCAAGTTCGAAGCGCTCAGCGTGCTCGTGCGCGCCGACGAGCACTACGTGTCGGTGGAACGCTGGAACGACGACCTCGTACACCTCGAGACCGTCGCGACCTGCCTCGGCGACGCCGAGCGCTACGGTGCGATGGAGGCGCGAGCCCGCTTCTACGCCCAAACCGGAGAACGCGAACGCGAGCGGACGCTCATCGACAAGATGCTCGACCTGGCCGGTCGCATGCGCTGGAGCGACCGGATCGCCGATGCGCTGTGCTCTCTGGGAAGCGTTCACGTCGGCATCGGCGATTTTCGCGGAGCGGTAGCCGAATTCGAACAAGCGCTCGTGCTCGCCGAAGCACTGCGCGATAAGCGGCGCATTTTGCACGTTCGTCAACGGCTCATCTTGACGCTCATGCGCTGCGGCGACGTGGCCACTGCATCGCGTCAGCTCGACCTCTTGCGCGCCGAACGCACCGGTGACGAACCGATCTCCGAGCGTATGGATATGTTGTGGGCCGAGAGTTCGGTCGGCACCGCGACGGAAGATCCGGTTATCCTCGGACGCGTCGGAGCGGAACTGCTCGACCTAGCCACCACTATCAACGACCGTGAAACCGAAGCCAAAGCGCACTGGCTGTTGGGCTGGGCGGCGATGGTCGGCGGCGATCCCGCGAGCGTACGGCAAGAGTACGAAGCGGCGGCCGCCCTCTTCGAGCAACTCGAACAACCTCAGTCGCTTGCCGCCACGTACACGAACCTCGGCGTTCACTACTTCGAGGTCGGGCTCTTCGCGCAAGCAGTTGAATTCTACCGGCAAGCCGCTGCATGTGCCGAGCGCGCCGGGGCGCGCAATCTGGTCGCATTCGCATGGACGAACATCGGCGACGCACGGTATGCCGCCGGCGACGTTGCCGGTGCTCGCGAAGATGCCGCGCGCGGGCTCGAACTTGCCGGGCCGACCGCGGACCAACGCTGCATTGCCGGAGCGCTTAGCGTCCTAGGAACGATCGAGTGCGGTGCCGGCGACACCGATTCCGGACTCCGCCGCTTACGCGCCGCGGTCGACATCCGGCGAACGCTCCTCAATACCGATTCGCTCATGGAAGATCTTTGCCGATTCGCCGAGGCGCTGTTCCGTGCCGGAAGACTCGAAGACGCCGCTGGGGCGGCCGCCGAGCTCGAAACGTTGCTCGCCGGCGCAAGCCCTCTGCGAACGCCGCCGCGTCTCTATGCCACGATCGCGCAGATCGAGCGCGCAATCGGCAACGGCAAGAGCGCCGGCGAGTATTTAGCTCGAGCGGAAGCGATTTTTCAAGACCAGCTGGCCGCGCTTCCCGATGAGGAAAGTCGTGAAGCTTTTCGGGCGCTGCCGCATCACCGCGATTTCGCGGGCCGAGCGATCGTTTCGTAG
- a CDS encoding RpiB/LacA/LacB family sugar-phosphate isomerase, giving the protein MNIAVGTDMPGELPEALGRWLDRHGHTIVRFGALKTGAQGPWPGVARDVGEAVARGQADYGILCCWTGTGVSIVANKVRGVRAALCADAATAAGAREWNDANVLCLSLRATAPAIGEEILAAWFSAEPTKDPAYRAMIDEITNA; this is encoded by the coding sequence ATGAACATCGCCGTCGGAACCGACATGCCCGGCGAGCTGCCCGAAGCGCTCGGGCGCTGGCTCGACCGCCACGGTCATACGATCGTGCGCTTTGGCGCGCTGAAAACCGGCGCACAAGGCCCGTGGCCGGGGGTTGCCCGCGACGTTGGCGAGGCGGTGGCGCGCGGACAGGCCGATTACGGAATTCTGTGCTGCTGGACGGGGACCGGCGTGAGCATTGTCGCCAACAAGGTTCGGGGCGTGCGCGCCGCGCTCTGCGCAGACGCTGCGACCGCCGCCGGCGCGCGCGAGTGGAACGACGCCAACGTGCTCTGTTTGAGCTTGCGCGCGACCGCGCCGGCGATCGGCGAGGAGATTCTCGCCGCTTGGTTCTCGGCGGAACCTACCAAAGATCCGGCCTATCGCGCGATGATCGACGAAATCACGAACGCGTAA
- the acnA gene encoding aconitate hydratase AcnA codes for MEQHTNSFNAVDTLSAGERSYKYYRLDALERAGLTKLARLPFSIKILLENLLRFEDGRSVTRHDIEALAKWNPQAHHEKEIAFRPARVLLQDFTGVPCVVDLAAMRDAMATMGGDPKKINPLQPVELVIDHSVQIDFFGSSDALAKNAEIEFERNRERYAFLKWGQEALSDFRAVPPDTGIVHQVNIEYLARVIFGARSGDSAQLEGKPLAYPDTCVGTDSHTTMVDGLGVLAWGVGGIEAEAAMLGQPVTMLIPEVIGFRLDGKLREGVTATDLVLTVTEMLRKKGVVGKFVEFFGRGLSALPVADRTTIGNMSPEFGSTVAIFPIDDRTLEYLRLTGRSAEHVALVEAYARAQDLFRTDETPDPQYSDVLSLDLSTVEPSLAGPKRPQDRVPLHDVKRSFGAAMEEWTAARDKANNAVARFEGEGGGGTATIAQTSKNVADGSVVIAAITSCTNTSNPSVLVGAGLLARNAVARGLATQPWVKTSLAPGSKVVTDYLAKAGLQTYLDKLGFNLVGYGCTTCIGNSGPLPSDVAETIAEQHLIVAAVLSGNRNFEGRIHPQVHANYLASPPLVVAYALAGSMDVDLTTEPLGTGSDGKPVYLKDIWPTDDEIEKTIAACISDEMFKSRYSDVFHGDDNWAKLQITPSERYAWDPKSEYIKNPPYFDGMPEQPAALSDVAGARALAVLGDSVTTDHISPAGSISRTSPAAKYLMDHGIEPKDFNSYGARRGNHEVMARGTFANVRLRNHLVPGVEGGVTRHLPTGEQMSIFDAAMKYQSTQTPLIVLAGREYGSGSSRDWAAKGPYLLGIKAVIAESFERIHRSNLIGMGVLPLEFVDRANRSTFGLTGEEVYDVTGIAGGITPRMHAMVTATDPKTKKSIEFKVRVRIDTPDEAEYYRHGGILQYVLRQLKKS; via the coding sequence ATGGAACAGCACACGAATAGTTTCAACGCCGTCGATACGCTGAGCGCCGGCGAGCGCTCCTACAAGTATTATCGCCTCGACGCGCTCGAACGCGCCGGACTGACGAAGCTCGCGCGCCTGCCGTTCTCGATCAAGATTCTGCTCGAGAACTTGCTGCGGTTCGAAGACGGGCGTTCGGTGACCCGTCACGATATCGAAGCGCTGGCGAAGTGGAACCCGCAAGCGCACCACGAGAAGGAAATCGCGTTTCGACCCGCGCGCGTGCTGTTGCAAGATTTTACGGGCGTTCCCTGCGTGGTCGATCTCGCGGCGATGCGCGACGCGATGGCCACAATGGGCGGCGATCCCAAGAAGATCAATCCGCTGCAGCCGGTGGAGCTGGTCATCGACCACTCGGTGCAGATCGATTTCTTCGGAAGCAGCGACGCGCTGGCGAAAAATGCCGAGATCGAGTTCGAGCGCAATCGCGAGCGCTACGCGTTTTTGAAATGGGGACAGGAGGCGCTGTCGGATTTCCGCGCGGTGCCGCCCGATACGGGCATCGTCCACCAAGTCAACATCGAGTATCTCGCGCGCGTGATCTTCGGCGCGCGAAGCGGCGACTCGGCGCAGCTCGAGGGCAAACCGCTGGCGTATCCCGACACGTGCGTGGGAACCGATTCGCACACGACGATGGTCGACGGTCTCGGCGTGCTCGCGTGGGGCGTCGGCGGCATCGAAGCCGAAGCCGCGATGCTCGGACAGCCGGTCACGATGCTCATTCCCGAAGTCATCGGCTTCCGTTTGGACGGCAAGCTGCGCGAAGGCGTTACCGCCACCGATCTCGTGCTCACCGTGACCGAGATGCTGCGCAAGAAAGGCGTCGTCGGCAAGTTCGTCGAGTTCTTCGGCCGCGGGCTCTCCGCGCTGCCGGTCGCCGATCGCACGACGATCGGCAACATGTCGCCCGAGTTCGGATCGACGGTCGCGATCTTCCCGATCGACGACCGGACGCTCGAGTATTTACGTCTGACGGGACGCAGTGCCGAGCACGTCGCGCTCGTCGAAGCGTACGCGCGCGCGCAAGATTTGTTCCGTACCGATGAAACGCCCGATCCGCAATACAGCGACGTCTTGTCGCTCGATCTTTCGACCGTCGAGCCGAGCCTGGCCGGACCGAAGCGTCCGCAGGATCGCGTCCCGCTTCACGACGTGAAGCGCTCGTTCGGCGCCGCGATGGAAGAATGGACGGCGGCGCGCGACAAAGCCAATAACGCGGTCGCGCGCTTCGAAGGCGAGGGCGGCGGGGGCACGGCGACGATCGCCCAGACCTCGAAGAACGTTGCCGATGGTTCGGTCGTCATTGCGGCGATCACGTCGTGCACGAACACGTCGAACCCGTCGGTGCTCGTCGGCGCCGGGTTGCTCGCGCGCAATGCGGTTGCACGTGGGCTCGCAACCCAGCCGTGGGTGAAGACGTCGCTCGCGCCGGGATCCAAAGTCGTAACGGATTACCTTGCCAAGGCCGGCTTGCAGACCTATCTCGACAAGCTCGGATTCAATCTCGTCGGATACGGATGCACGACGTGCATCGGCAACTCCGGCCCGCTTCCGTCGGATGTCGCCGAGACGATCGCCGAACAGCACTTGATCGTTGCGGCCGTGCTCTCGGGCAACCGCAACTTCGAAGGGCGCATCCATCCGCAGGTGCACGCGAACTACCTTGCGTCGCCGCCGCTGGTCGTCGCATACGCGCTTGCCGGCAGCATGGACGTCGACCTCACCACCGAGCCGCTCGGCACGGGAAGCGACGGTAAACCCGTCTACCTCAAGGATATCTGGCCCACCGACGACGAGATTGAAAAGACGATCGCGGCGTGTATTAGCGACGAAATGTTCAAGTCGCGCTACTCCGACGTGTTCCACGGCGACGACAACTGGGCGAAGCTGCAGATCACGCCGAGCGAGCGCTACGCGTGGGATCCCAAGTCGGAGTACATCAAGAATCCACCGTACTTCGACGGCATGCCGGAGCAGCCGGCGGCGCTTAGCGATGTCGCCGGCGCCCGCGCGCTGGCCGTGCTCGGCGATTCCGTCACGACCGATCACATTTCGCCCGCCGGAAGCATTTCGCGCACCAGCCCGGCGGCAAAGTATCTGATGGACCACGGAATCGAGCCGAAAGATTTCAACTCGTACGGCGCGCGGCGCGGCAATCACGAGGTGATGGCACGCGGTACTTTCGCCAACGTGCGGCTGCGCAACCACTTGGTCCCGGGCGTCGAAGGCGGCGTCACGCGGCACTTGCCCACCGGCGAACAGATGTCGATTTTCGACGCTGCGATGAAGTATCAGTCGACCCAGACGCCGCTGATCGTGCTCGCGGGACGGGAATACGGCTCGGGCTCATCGCGCGACTGGGCGGCGAAAGGCCCATATCTGCTCGGCATTAAGGCGGTCATCGCCGAATCGTTCGAACGCATCCACCGCAGCAACCTCATCGGCATGGGCGTCTTGCCGCTCGAGTTCGTCGACCGCGCCAACCGCTCGACGTTCGGCTTAACGGGTGAAGAAGTGTACGACGTCACCGGCATCGCTGGCGGTATCACACCGAGAATGCACGCAATGGTGACGGCAACCGATCCGAAAACCAAGAAGTCGATCGAGTTCAAGGTGCGGGTGCGCATCGATACGCCCGACGAAGCCGAGTACTATCGCCACGGTGGTATCCTGCAATACGTACTGCGGCAGTTGAAGAAGTCGTAA
- a CDS encoding MBL fold metallo-hydrolase, protein MVTLVRAPNPSAMTLTGTNSYVIDCGGGAALAIDPGPPIVRHVEAIAQTARERGLTIRAIALTHGHPDHAPGARPLAQLTGAPIYAHPRSSADRDADLTLEGALSVGAVALRVIDAPGHTFDHVVFYLPQQRALFTGDVILGEGTVVIAPPGGAMRPYQATLRRLADEFPDARTIYGGHGPIVESAQAKISEYIEHREMRERELTQALARGEKTVPELVLEIYGEHRPVLWPAMARQMLAYLIALEQEGRVASRRLDRAMTDRERWILNPPLEELVGTEQAEVIAAELGAELYLNELYVYNLI, encoded by the coding sequence GTGGTAACCCTGGTGCGCGCTCCCAATCCATCGGCGATGACCTTGACCGGGACGAACTCCTACGTGATCGATTGCGGCGGCGGCGCCGCACTCGCGATCGATCCGGGGCCGCCGATCGTGCGTCACGTCGAAGCCATCGCGCAGACGGCACGCGAACGCGGCTTGACGATTCGAGCCATCGCGCTCACGCACGGCCATCCCGATCACGCGCCCGGAGCGCGTCCGCTGGCGCAGCTCACCGGCGCGCCGATCTACGCCCATCCGCGCAGCAGTGCCGATCGCGACGCCGATCTCACCCTCGAAGGCGCGCTATCCGTCGGCGCCGTCGCGCTGCGCGTGATCGACGCTCCCGGTCACACGTTCGATCACGTCGTCTTCTATCTGCCGCAACAACGCGCGTTATTTACGGGCGACGTCATTTTAGGTGAAGGTACCGTCGTGATCGCGCCGCCCGGCGGCGCGATGCGACCGTATCAGGCGACGCTCCGTCGTCTCGCTGACGAGTTTCCCGACGCACGAACGATTTACGGCGGTCACGGCCCGATCGTTGAGAGCGCGCAAGCAAAAATCTCCGAGTACATCGAGCACCGCGAAATGCGCGAGCGCGAACTCACGCAGGCGCTGGCGCGCGGCGAAAAGACCGTTCCCGAACTCGTTTTGGAGATCTATGGCGAGCATCGCCCGGTATTATGGCCGGCGATGGCCCGCCAAATGCTGGCGTATTTGATCGCGCTCGAGCAGGAAGGCCGCGTCGCGTCGCGCCGGCTCGATCGCGCGATGACCGATCGCGAGCGCTGGATTCTCAATCCGCCCCTCGAGGAGCTCGTCGGCACCGAACAGGCCGAAGTGATCGCCGCCGAGCTGGGGGCAGAGCTCTACTTGAACGAGCTCTACGTGTATAATCTGATCTAA
- a CDS encoding NUDIX hydrolase, with the protein MSAPRLAATVILARPAAGGFELYLTRRSSRSGFAPDAYVFPGGTVDPQDGELPGALRNAAVRELFEEAGVRLDPAAIAPFSHWVTPPSEPRRYDTHFFFALAPADQIARADAFETHDGIWIAPADALQRFREGSLHLVYPTIKHLERLRAFASVEDVAAFARTKTIHTICPDDAGDSFEIPAELEDAW; encoded by the coding sequence GTGAGCGCTCCGCGTTTGGCAGCGACCGTCATTCTTGCGCGCCCGGCTGCCGGCGGCTTCGAACTCTACCTGACGCGACGCTCGTCGCGCAGTGGGTTCGCGCCCGACGCGTACGTCTTTCCGGGCGGTACCGTCGATCCGCAAGACGGCGAGCTGCCCGGCGCGCTGCGCAACGCTGCGGTACGCGAGCTCTTCGAAGAGGCGGGGGTGCGTTTGGATCCGGCGGCGATCGCCCCGTTCTCGCACTGGGTCACGCCGCCGAGCGAGCCGCGGCGCTACGACACGCACTTCTTCTTCGCACTAGCGCCTGCCGATCAAATCGCGCGCGCCGACGCGTTCGAAACCCACGACGGCATTTGGATCGCGCCGGCGGACGCGCTGCAGCGTTTCCGCGAAGGCAGCCTGCACCTCGTCTATCCCACGATCAAACATCTCGAGCGTTTACGCGCGTTTGCGTCGGTCGAGGACGTCGCGGCGTTCGCGCGCACCAAAACCATTCATACGATCTGCCCGGACGATGCCGGCGACTCGTTCGAAATTCCCGCGGAGCTGGAAGACGCGTGGTAA
- a CDS encoding vitamin K epoxide reductase family protein: MVTILEVAITVLCGVGLYASLFMLAKTRRAERGRLAEPSVVQTPRARLYGGVPNAALGAVYYLALAAAVWLVRSPAGTAVVLVAVGFAAITSVVLAYSLLLVTRRSCPYCWTGHAINWSLAILTPWLFKTIILSATTVFW, translated from the coding sequence ATGGTCACGATACTAGAAGTAGCGATCACGGTGCTGTGCGGAGTTGGGCTCTACGCCTCGCTTTTCATGCTTGCCAAGACCCGGCGGGCCGAGCGGGGCCGGCTGGCGGAGCCCAGCGTCGTCCAAACCCCCCGCGCCCGGCTCTACGGCGGCGTCCCCAACGCCGCCCTCGGAGCGGTCTATTATCTCGCGCTCGCGGCGGCCGTCTGGCTGGTGCGCTCCCCGGCCGGAACGGCGGTCGTACTCGTTGCCGTCGGATTCGCCGCGATAACGTCGGTAGTGCTTGCCTACTCGCTGCTGTTGGTTACGCGGCGATCGTGTCCGTACTGTTGGACGGGACATGCGATCAACTGGTCGCTCGCAATCCTCACCCCATGGTTATTCAAAACGATCATATTGAGTGCGACCACTGTCTTTTGGTAG